In the Streptomyces spororaveus genome, GGTCGCCGGTGCCGGCGCGGTCGTCGCGCAAGGCGTCACGACGGCGGAGGCCCACGGTGCGAGCGCCGTGAGCGAGCCCCCCAAGCACACGAAGTGCCCGCCGGCGAAGCTGACCGGCCGCATCGTCCGCCCCGACAACGCCGGGTACACGGAAGCCCGCCTCGGCTGGGACCAGCTCTTCTCCCACTACCCGCTGGTCATCGTCTTCGCCCAGAACACCCAGGACGTGGTCAACGCCCTGACGTGGTCCCGGCAGAACGACGTCGCGGTACGGGTCCGGAGCGGCCGCCACAGCCTTGAGGGCTGGTCGAACGTCGACAACGGTCTCGTGATCGACATCAGCGAGCTGAAGTCGGTCCACATCGACAGCGGCGCCCGTATCGCGACGGTCGGCGCCGGACTCAGCCAGCTGGAAGCGGTGACCACGCTCGCGGAGCAGAATTTCGCGGTGACGACGGGGACCGAAGGCACCGTGGGCCTGTCCGGGGCGACGCTCGGCGGCGGTTTCGGCTTCCTCACTCGCTGGCTCGGCATGGCCTGCGACAGCCTGATCGGTGCTGAGATCGTGGTTGCGGAAGGCGACGAGTGCGCCAAGGTGGTCAAGGTCGACCCGCACAACAACCAGGACCTGCTCTGGGCGCTGCGCGGAGCCGGCAACGGCAACTTCGGGATCGTCACCTCACTCACTTACAGAGTGGCCCCGCTGAAGAGCGTTACGTACCTGCAGGCCACTTGGACCGGAATCGGCGACCTGCGCAGGCTCTTCGACACCTATCAGCGCACTGCGCCGTACCTCGACGACCGCCTCGGCACCCAGCTCGAAATCCACCGGAACCAGATCTTCCTGTTCGGGGTCCTCGCGGAAGGAACACCGGCGGAGGCGAAGAAGCTGCTGGAGCCGCTCCTGTCGATCGACAGCCCGCAAGTGGCGGTGCAGGTGGGGAACTGGGGCGACGTGTATTCCGGCTTCCAGATCCCGACCGCGGACGAACCCGCGAACTGGAAGTTCTACTCCCAGTTCACCAGAAAGCCGTTCCCGAGCAAGGCGATCGATGTGATCGTCTCGTTCATGCAGGACGCGCCCACGGACGACAGCAACTTCTTCGCGCAGGCGTTCGGCGGGGCGGTCAGAAAGAGCCCCCGTGGCGGCACCGCGTTCCCGCACCGTGACGCGCTCTTCTACTCCGAGCCCGGTGCCGGCTGGGGCACCCGCTCCGATGAGCCGGGCGTCTGCGACCCGCTCACCCCGCAGGCCCAGGCCTGGATCGCCGAATTCAGCCTGGCCCTGCGTCCCTATGTGGACGGCGCCTACGTCAACGTGCCGAACGTGGGCATGCAGGACTGGGAGACCGCCTACTGGGGATCCAACTTCGACCGACTGCGCACGATCAAGGCGGAGTACGACCCGCACAACGTCTTCAAGTACGAGCAGAGCATTCCGCCCGCGTCCTGATGAACGGAGCAGGGCCTGCGCCCCCTCCCCCGACCGGTGAGGGGGCGCAGCCGCGTCGACGGCCTCCGCCGGGTTGAACGGGTCGCCCACGGCTCGGCTTGGGCGGGCGGGACGGGTATTCCAGCGGCGGCGACGGCATGCGCTCGGGAAGTTGCGGCCGTTCGTGGCCAGTTGGTGCGCTGCCCGCCCATCGCGACCGCGATCGGATGAGCATTTCCGCGTACATACCGATGAACACAAGAGCGTCGCCATATCGGCGCGGTTCACTCAAATCTTGATATTTCCGACATTGCTCTTTCACTGTTGATCAGCGACGTCGAAGGGAATGTTGTGCCCCCCATGCCCAACCCCGGCCGTCAGTCGGCCGCGAAGTCCGCGCTCCCGCGCTCGAAGTCCCGCGCCGGCAGGCGCCTGGGACGGCTCCGGGCCGTCGTCGTGGCCGGTGCCCTGCTTGCCGGGCTGAGTCCGGTGGCGGCCGCTGCGCCGCAGGCTGCCGCCGGGCCGGAGAGCAAGGGCGATCCGACGCAGTACTGGAACAAGGTCCTGCTTCAGACGTTCCGCAATGCGCGGGGTTGGGACGCCTCGCCCGGCAAACTCTCCCGATCCGGAGCCATGGTCTTCGCGGCCATCTACAACGCCGAGAGCGCCTACCAGAACACGTACGGAACGATGAAGTACGAGCCGTACCTCAACCGGCCGCTCAAGTACGCCACCGACTCGTCGGAGCCGCGCGCGGACGAAGAGGAGCGGCTGATCGACCGCACGGCGTACCGGATGCTCTCCGAGCTGTACCCGGGCGACCGGGCCTTCATCGACGCCCGGTACGAGGCCCGGACCGGCCGCTCCCCCCGCTCCCCCGACCCCCTCGACCGCCTCGTGGTCGACCGCGTGGTGAGGCAGATCAACAAGGCCCGGGCGGACGACGGTTCGGACAACCCGGAGCTCTACGACGGCGACACCACCACACCCGGAGCCTGGCGGCCGACGGGCGAAGAGGCGACGGCCGACGAAGGGGCCTGCCAGGAACCTGGCGACGCGGTGACCCCGAACTGGGGCAAGGTGAAGCCGTTCGTGCTCCGCTCCGGTTCGCAGTTCCGGCCTCCCAGCCTGCGCGGCTTCACTTCCTACGACGAGCTGGTGAACAGCCCGGAGTACGCGCGCCAGGTCGACGAGGTGCGACGCGTGGGTGCCGTCGACTCCACCGAGCGCACCCGCGAACAGACCGTCATCGGCTGGTTCTGGGACCACGACCTGAACGGCACCTACCACCCCCCGGGGCAGCTGCTCCAGCTGACCGGGACGGTCGCCAAGAAGTTCGAGCTCGACACGTACGAGACGACCCGCTTGTTCGCACTGTCGGCGCTGACCCTGGCGGACGCCGGGATCGCGGCCTGGGACAGCAAGTTCGACGGCCCCATCAACGAATGGCGTCCGGTGTCCGCGATCCAGGCGCTGGGCGGAGAGAACGCGAACTGGCAGCCCCTCAGCGCGGACCGGGCGGGAACGCCGTGGACCCCGTGCTTCATCGCCTGGACCTCCGGGCACGCCAACTTCACCGGTGCGTGGGCAGTCGCGATGCAGAACTTCTTCGGCCGTGACGAAGCCTCGTTCACCGCGCAGTCCGAGGACCCGCACACCCTCGAGCGGTTCCGCCGGATGAACAGCTTCAGCCAGGTTGCCGAGGAGGGCGAGTTCAGTCGAATGTGGCTGGGCGCGCACTTCCGCTGGGACGCCGAGGACGGGAGGGAGATCGGCACCAACGTCGGCCACTACGTGTTCGCCAACGCGCTCCAGCCGACGCGATCGGGCCGTCCGCATCAGCAGTGAACCGACGCCCTGGCCCGAGCCGATTCGGCAGTTTCCACGGCAAGCCTCTGACCTGGGCTTCTAGGGTTTCCGTCAAGCCCCACGAAGGCGGGGGCTTGTCGGAAACGCTGGCGAGGGAGGAGCGCCCCGGTCAGTGGGCCAGTACGGTCATGTGGTCGGGGTGGTGGGCGGCGACGTCGTGGGCGGCTTGGACGAAGGCGGCGACGGCTGCGGAGCGCGAGGTCTCCGGCCAGGCGACCACGACCGCGCTGGGGCTGAGGCCGGTGACCGGCCGGTAGGCGATGTCCGGGCGCTGGTGCCGCTCGGTGGTGGAGAGCGCCAGGAACGCCACCGCCTGGCCCAGCGCGACCACCTCAAGGAGTTGCTCGACGCTGGCCACGAGCGGCCCCTCGGGAGCGTCGGCCGGCGCCAAGCCCGGGTGGCCGTCGCCTGCTTCCGCTCCGTCGCGTCCCGTGTAGTGGGCGGTGGTGGAGGGGGCGGCCCCCTTCCAGCGCGGGATCGGTTCGCCCTGGAGGTCGGTCAGCCGCAGTCGCCGGCGTCCGGCCAGGCGGTGCGCGGCGGGGAGGACGGCCAGTCGCGGTTCGACCACGAGCGTCTGGGAATCCAGCCCTTGACCGTCGAACGGGCTGCGCAGCAGCGCCACATCGGCACGGCCGTCCCGCAGCATGGCGATCGGCTCTCCGCTGCCGCCGACGACGACTTCAGGCGGCGGCAGATGCGAACCCGTTCCCCGGTAGGCGGCGAGGATCTCCCGCAGCAGCCCGGCATCGCCTCCCGGCTTGACCGCCACGACGAGCTGCGGTGTCGGCTGACCGGCCCGGCGTGCTCGCCGGGCCGCCGCATGCACCGCGTCGACCGCGATCCGGGCCTGGTCGAGCAGCACCCGACCGGCGTCGGTCAGCCGCACCTGCCGGGTGGTGCGCTCCAGCAGGCGTACCCCGAGCCGGGACTCCATCTGAGCGATCGCCTTCGACAGCGGGGGCTGCGCCATCCCCAGGCGTTGCGCGGCCCGGCTGAAGTTCAGTTCCTCCGCGACCGCGATGAAGTACCTCAGCTCCCGCACCTCCAGCTCACTCATATCCGTGGACTATAGATCCAGAGTCTTCCGGTCTTTCCCTGCCGCCCGTGGGTGAGGGGAGGCTGGGTGCCATGACGACTTCGCAGAAGACCGCCCTGATCACCGGCGCGAACAAGGGCATCGGCAAGGAAACGGCGCGCAGGCTCGCAGCCCTCGGCATCACCGTGCTGATCGGCGCCCGCAACGCCGAGCGCGGCGAGGCGGCGGCCGAGGAGCTTCGTGCGGACGGCGCCGACGTACGGTTCGTTCCCCTCGACGTCACCGACGAGACCTCGGTCCAGGCCGCCGCCCAGCACATCGACGCCACGTTCGGCCGCCTCGACATCCTCGTCAACAACGCCGCGATCGCCGCCGGACCGCAGAAGCCGAGTGAGACCCCGGCCGCAGCCGTCCGGGAGGTCTACGAGACCAACGTGTTCGGCGTCATCGCGGTGACCCACGCCATGCTCCCCCTGCTGCGCCGCTCCGCCGCCGCACGCATCGTCAACATGTCCAGCGAACTCGGCTCCCTCACCCACTTCTCCGACCCGGGCAGCCCGTGGTCCGCCTACTACTCGATCCTCCTCCCTTACTGCACGTCGAAGAGCGCGCTGAACGCGGTCACCGTGCTCTACGCCAATGAACTGCGCGACGAAGGGATCCTGGTCAACGCCGTGAGTCCCGGCTACTGCGCGACCGACCTCAACCGCCACAGCGGGATGCGCACGGCGGAGGAGGGCGCGACCGTGGCGGTCGACCTGGCGACTGCGGGCGACGACGGCCCGACCGGCGCCTTCTTCGCCGAGGACGGGCCGATTCCCTGGTGAGACCATGCCGTGCTTCTTCGCCCGGAACCGAGCGGCCCGCGGCCGATGTTGACGGACTGCGCACCCTCGCGCGCGTCTGGCGCACGTTCGCCGACACCATGGAGGACGTAGCGGCAGCTGCCGACAGGCTCTACGACGGGACGTGTCCGTGACGTACAACCTCCTTACCGTCGACGCCGTCAGCCCCGAGGCCATGGCCCGCGCCCTTGCCGGATGCCTGGGTATCGCGGTGGGTGACGTGGACGTGGCCGATTCCGAGGGCGACCCCGACCTCCGGAACTGGGATGCGCCCGTCTCGTGCGAGTACCGGGCAGTCCGCGGTGATGTGGCCTGGTCGCTGGACATCCATGCGCAGGAGCATGTCGCCGGCCAGCCGCCCGAGTCCGACCTTGCCGCGGGGTTCGCGAAGGCCGCGGTGACGACCGTCCTGTTTCCCGCCGAGGAAGCACCGCCCAGTGCCTACTGGGCGGTGACGCCGGAGGGTCTTCTCACTCGTGCCCGGCTCGAACCGTCCGACGGCGAGCCTTCCCGGTACGAGGTCACCGCCGTCGAGGCGCCGGTGCCGCAACTGCCCCGGGCGACCGTGACGCGATTCGCCGAGATCGTACGGGAACAGCGGCCGGACACGCCGGTGGCCCGGGCCTTCGCGGTATCGGTGGAGAAGGTGCGGCAGGCCGCCCCGGGCCTCGCGAGGCCTTCCCTCGACGACGGCACCGCCGGCCCCGTCCGGACCGCGAAGGGCAACCTGGTGGCGTGGGAGAGGGGCATCACGCAAATGGAGTCCGGGTGGGCGCCGTCCGGATGGTATCCGGCCTGCCTTTACCGGGAGCGGCTGGAATGCCGGGACGAGCTCGCCGGTATCGGGGCGCGCCTGCCCCGTGACGTCGCCGAGCTACTCGACGAGGCCCTTGAGCAGTTGGACGGACGGTTCGCCGCTGCGACGGAGGAAGACCCGTCGGGGAGCCTGCGCAGAGAGCTGACCGGTGGCTCCGCGGAGCGGACGCCGGTCGGCTGGTGGTGGCGTCGTCGCCCGAATCCCAGGCCCTGGCACGGCCCTGACGCCGTGCAGCCGGCCTGAGCCCGCCCGGGCGGCATGGCGCTCACATGCGTACGGCCCGCCTCCTTCACGGGTGGCGGGCCGTACTCGGTAAGGCCGCGCTGCTGCGGCTCGCGCGTCTCATGGCGGGGTCAGGGCCAGTCGATCACGTCGGACGTGGTCCCGGCGGCGAGCGCGGGGGCGACCGAGGGGGTCGGGACCGGCCAGTCGATGTCCGCCCTGACCGTGGCGGCGAAGGCCAAGGTGGAAATCAAGATCGCCACGGAAGCGGCAAGGGTACGCATGCGCATGACAGCTCCAAACAGACCGAGGACAAGACAGGCAAGGGGGAAAGGTCCAGATGAGGCAGGGGGTCGACGCTCCGCAACAGCGTCGAACCGGGCCCCGTGACCCCTTCCGGCAGCCGAGCTTGCCAAATATTGCCAACGCGGTCAACCAAAAATCTGCACCTCTCGCAAGGTCGTGGCAGAGCGTCAGGCAGCAGGTTTGCCAAACCGCCCACGGCTGACTAAAGTGACGCGGAGGGGGCTGGCCGCATCCGAAGAATTGAATGTAGGGTCCACATGGCAACAGAGCCGTCCTTCGGGCTCCGCCTCAAGGCGTTGAGACAACAGCAAGGGCTCTCCCAAGCCGCACTGGCGGGCGATGAAATCTCGACGGGATACCTGTCGCGCCTGGAGTCGGGCGCCCGGACTCCCACGGAGCGGGTGATCGTCTATCTTGCCAAGCGGCTGGATGTGGACCGCTCGGCCTTTTACATCCAGCCGAGCAGCAGTTCGCTCTCCCAGGCACTGAGTCTTGCCACGTCCTCGGACAGCAGTGAGGCAACCGAGGACCTCATCGACGTCGTCGCCACCTCCCGTGACGAGGACCCGCTGCTGCGCTGGCAGGCGCTGTGGCTGATCGAGCGGTACTGGCACGCGCGGGGCGAGCAGGCCCAGGAGCTGGCCTGCCTCGAAGAGCTGACCGGCATCGCCGACGAGCTCGAACTGCCCGCACTGCAGTGCAGGTCGAAGAGCCGCCTCGCCCGCTGCCTGCGTTCCACGGGGGACGTCGCCCGCGCGCTGGAGCTCGCCGTCAGCGCCCACCAGGTCGCCAAGCAGGCCGGCCTGCCGGTGTCCGACGAGGCGAACGCGCTGCTCGCCCTGGTCTCCGTCGAGGCGGAGGCGGGCCGGCTGCCCGACGCACGGGCGCACGCCGAAGAGCTGGTCGGGCTGGTGACCGAGGCGCCGGAGACCCTGCGCGCCGAAGCGCTCTGGACGGCCGCCACGGTCAGTTCGCGCCAGGGGGACGACGACGCCGCGCGCGCGTTCCTGCAGCAGGCCATGGCCATCCTGGACAGTCGCGTCGCTCCCGTGCTGTGGGCCCGGCTGCGGCTGGCCGCGGCCTCCCTGCACCTGCAGGGCGCGCCGCCGTCCACCGAGTCCGCGGGTGTCTACCTGAAGGAGGCGGAGGAGGCGTTCGCCCTCGTCGGTACGCCGCTCCAGCAGCAGGAGATCCTGGTGCTGAAGGCCCACCTCGCGTTCGAGGAGGGCCGGTACGCCGACGCCCGCGCGGCTCACTCCCGGCTCGACGTCGACGAGCTGATGCTCAACTACCGCGACCGGATAAGGCTCCAGACCCTGGACAGCAGGCTGCTGATCGTGGAGGGCCGCCGCAAGGAAGGGCTTGCCCAGCTCAAGCAGTTGGGCGAGGACGCCCGACGCGCGGCCAACCTCGACCTGGCCGCCGAGATCTGGCAGGTCCTGGCCGAGACCCTGGAGCACAGCGCCGCCGGCTGACCCCCGGTCGTCGCCGAGTCGCCGAGTCGTCCAGTCGCCGAGTCGCCGGGGCGCCGCGCCCGGCGGGTACGCGGTCCGCGACGCACAACGCCCGAGGCTCCCCACCGGTATCGGCGGGGAGCCTTCGGACGTTGAGCGTGGCCGGCCATGGACTCGCCGGCGGGCCCTCAGATCTCGTCGAGGGCCGCGCGCAGCCCGTTCGCGAGCTCCTCGAACTCCTCGTCGGAGTAGGTCAGCGACGGGACCAGCATGATGAAGTCGGTACCCGGCTGGACGATCAGGCCGTGGCGGCGGGCCGCCGCGGTGAGCGCGTCGGAGGGGACCGACAGCTGGATGCCGCGGAAGCAGCCGAGGCCGCGGGTCTCCACGACCAGCGGGTGGGAGGAGATCTCCTCCAGCAGGGCGTCGAGCTTCTGGGTGAGCTTCTGCGCCAGGGCGACCGCGTCGAGGCGCTCCATCTCCGCGATGGTGGCGATGATGGCGGCGCAGCTGGTGGGCGAGCCGGCCTGGGTCTCGCCGTGGAAGAGGACGGCGTCGGTGCGCTCGAACATCTCGCAGACGTCGTGGGAGACGACGATGGCGGAGGCGGCGCACGTGCCGTTGGTGAGGCCCTTGGACGTGATCATCACGTCGGGCTTGAAGGGCCAGTTCTGGGAGGCGAAGTAGCTGCCGGTGCGGCCGAAGCCGGTGGCGACCTCGTCGGCGATCACGAGGAACCCGTAGCGCGCACGGAGGTCCTCGATGGCGCCGAGGAGCTCGTCGGAGACCGGGTGGGCGCCGGTGCCGAGGACGGGTTCCAGGATGACGGCGGCGATCTTGTCGCCTTCCCTGTCCAGCAGCTCGACCAGCTCGGTGACGTCCTCGTGGCTGACGTGCCGGACCTTGCTGCGGTCGACGCGGTAGACGTCCTGCCCCAGCGGCTGGCCCGTCAGGGCGAAGCTGCCGTAGGTCAGGCCGTGCCAGCTGTTCTTGAGGCCGACGACCACGTCGCGGTTCTCTTCGCCGCGCAGTGCCTGGTAGTGGCGGACCAGCTTCATCATCACGTCGTTGGCGGCGCCGCCGGAGGTGGAGAAGAGGACGCGGCCGAAGTGGTCGGGGCCGCTGACGTCCAGCACCGCCCGGGCGGCCTGCTCGGCGAGGCGGTGCCCGCCGCGGAAGAGGGGCAGGTAGGACGCGGTGTTCAGGCAGTCGGTGATGGCCTCGGTGACGGCCTTGTTGCCGTAGCCGAGGTTGGCGTTCCACAGGCCGCTCATCACGTCGAGGGCGGAGGTGCCGTCGGCGAAGTGGACCCGGTTGCCCTCGCAGGCGATCCCGTGGACCTCGGGCCGTCCGTAGCGGCTGGGCTGGACGAGCGATTCCCACAGCGGGTAGCGGTCGGTGTTGACGGTCATGTGAAGCCTCCCAGTTGGTTGGTGATGTCAGAGATGTCTTGTCAGCGCGTCAGTTCGTCGGCTCGTCGGCTCGTCGGCTCGTCAGCTCGTTTGCGCGGTGCGTTCGGCCGAGCGCAGGGACTTCCGTCCGACGAGCGCGAAGGCCAGCCATCCGATGACGGAGATCACCGCCATGGTCAAGATCGCGTTCCAGAGGCCGATCCGTTCGCCGAGGACGCCGCTGAGCAGCGCGCCGAGGGGGAAGGGGCCGTAGGTGAGCATCCGGTAGGCGGCCGTCGCGCGGCCGATCACGTCGAGCGGGATGACCGACTGCCGGAAGGCGACGACGTGGACGTTGTAGATCGTCAGGCCGAAGCCGTAGATCCCGAAGGCCAGGACGGCGAGCAGGAAGCTGGACCACTCGGACCCGCCGGTCAGTGCGAGCAGCAGGGGGGCACCGGACGCCGCGCCCATCGACACGACCAGGGTGGACGAGAAGCCGAGGCGCTCTCCGAGCGGTTTTGCGGCCATCGCGCCGAGCAGGGAGCCGAGGGCCCCCAGGGCCAGGACGGTGCCGACCCCGCCGGCGTCCATGTGCAGTTCCTTGACGGCGTACACCAGGAACAGGGTCATGACGGCCTGCTCGCAGAAGTTGAACCAGCCCGCCTGGAAGGTGAGGACCCGCAGCACCCGTTGGCGCCAGAGCATGCCGAAGCTGGTGAAGATGTCGGCGAACCGGGGCCGGTTCGCCGCCGCGTCCCCGGTGCGGGCCGGCTCGCGGTGGCGGATGAGGTACAGGACCACGAAGGCGGCCAGGTACGAGGCGACGTTGGCGAGGATGGCGAACCAGGCGCCGAGGGATTTGGTCAGCAGGCCGCCCAGGCCGGGGCCGCCGATCTGCGACACCGAGTACGAGGCCTGCAGTTTGCTGTTGGCCTCGACCAGGTCGTCCTGCCGCACGATGACCGGCAGGTACGCGATGTAGGCGACCTCGAACACCGCGGTGCAGGCGCCCACCACGAAGGCGATGGCGCACAGCGCCGGTATCGACAGGGCGTCGGCGAAGTACAGCACCGGCACCACGGCCAGGGCGAGGGCCCGCCCGAGATTGGCGCCCAGGAGGATCCGGCGGCGGTCCCACGTGTCGATCAGCAGACCGGCCAGCGGCGTCACGCACAGGGCGGGCAGCAGCTGCATGCCGGACACCAGGCCGACCTCCGAGGCGCTGGCGTCCATGACCCCGAGGACCAGCAGGGGCAGGGCGAGTTGGGTGACCTGCGCCCCGATCTGGGCGACGGTCTCGCCGGACCAGAGCTTCAGGAAGTCGTAGTTGCGCCACAGGCCCCGGTGGGGCGCGGGCCCGGTCTTCGGCGCGGTTTCCATCGTCAGCACGTACTTCTTCTCCCTGCTCGCCCCGGCCGGCTCCGCGTCGCGGGCGGAGCCGGCCGTAGGATCGGCTAGTCGTCGCCCTGGTAGACCGGGGCGCCGTTGTCCAAGAGGTGCAGGGCTTCGGCGACCTGCTCGCGCGAGCCGGCCAGTACCGCGTGCCCGTTGCGTCCTCCGATGCCGCGCGGGGCGTCGGTGACCGCGCCCTCCGGCTCGAAGTAGCAGAGTTCGTGCAGCACTTCGGCGAACGGCGCCGCGATCGCGTCGTCCAGGGTCACCGGGTGCCGGAACGGCGTCACGCCGTCACCGTTGAAGAACCTGATGGCGGCCCGTTCCACTGAGGGCGCCTCCGGGGACACCGGGCTGCCGACGACCGCCCCGAGCTCCGCGAGGTAGAGGTTCCATCCGGTGGCCAGGGCCACCAGGCGGGGAATCTGGTCCCCCGCGGGCCGTCCCGCGACCTCCATCAGCACCGGACCGTCCGGCGTCAGCCGGAACTCGGCGTGGGACACGCCCGCTTCCATCCCGAGGCCTTCGACCACACGGACGGTCTCGTACTCCAGCTGCTCGCGGACCTCGTCCGGCAGTACGGCCGGGGACACGTGGCCGACCTCCGCGAAGTACGGCGGCCTGCTCAGGTGCTTCTCGGTGACCGAGACGATCTCGGTCTTTCCGGGGGCCCAGGTGACCGCTTCGACGCTGTACTCGGTGCCGGACACGTAGCGGTCGACCGCCACCCGGCCGGTGCGCGCCGCGTCCAGTGCGAAGGCGAAGGCCTCCGGCAGGTCGTCCGGGCCGCGCACGATCTTGACGCCGCCGCTGCCGCCGTAGTCGGTGGGCTTGACGACGGCCGGGTACCGGCCGCCGATCAGCCGCTCACATTCGGCCAGGTCCCGGGCGACCCCCAGCTGCGGGGTCGGAAGCCCGAGTTCCCGCAGGCGGCCGTGCATGACGCCCTTGTCCCGGAAGTGGCCGGCCGGCATGCGGGTGGCCGGTACGCCGAGCTGCGCGGCGACCTCGCGGGCGAGGTCGGTGGACAGCTCCTCCCAGCACAGGACGGCGTCCCACTCGAAGTCGGCGGAGCGGGCGGCGGCCAGCATCGCCTCGACGGAGAACCGGTCGCCGGCCCGCCACCAGTCCACCAGGCTGACGGGGATGCGGTGGGCGAGGTCGATGACACCGACGAAGTGTCCGGCGTCGCGCAGCGAGCGCAGCCCGAACTCCTTCTTCTCGCCCAGTCCCGCGATCAGTACCCTCATCGCCGGGTCTCCCCGAAGGTGGCCAGTGCCTTGTCCAGCTGGGCGAAGGCGCTGTCCGTCGAGCACCGCAGCAGGCCGGCGCCGTGCAGCTCGGTGATCCACTTCTTGGTGGCCGCGGGCTCGGCGACGGTGACGATGACCTGCATGTGGTCGGAGTCGATGAAGCACCGGTTGGTGGGCGTACGGGCCGTGACCGTCATGAGGTTGCTGCCCTCGGGCTCCGCCGGCAGCGGGTTCCCGGGAACCTCGGTGGACGGCAGCTCGATCGCGACCAGGCGCTGGGTGACCTCGGGGAGGTCCTCGCCCGTGGCGACCGCGACGAAGACCGAGTGCGGGTCGGTGCCGGTGGCGACGGAGTCCAGGTCGGACAGGCCGCCCAGCCGGGCGTTGATCTCCAGCAGGCACAGGTCGCCGTCGACGACCGCGAAGTCGATCTGCCAGGGTCCGTACGGAACGAGGTTCTGCTCGATGTCGAGGATCAGCCGGTCCAGGGAGGCGGCGGCGCGCTCGGGCAGCGCGAAGGGCATGGCCCGCGCCCGGAAGGAGGGGTCCAGTCCGGTGTCCAGGCTGCCCAGGGAGGCGACGGGCCAGCGGACGTGCGTGCCGCCGGAGCTGATCACCTCGACCCCGCACTCGAAGCCCTGCTGGAAGCGCTGCACGATCATCGGCAGGCCCGGCTCGCCGGCCAGCACCGCGTCCAGGTCGGCGGCCGACTGCACGAAGAACCGGCCGTCGCCCGCCTGGGACTGGGCCTCCTTGAGGACGACGGGGAAGCCCAGCCGGTCCACGGCCGCGCGGACCTCACCGGCGTCGGTGCACACGGCGCCCTCGGGCACCGGCCAGCCGCGCGCGACCGCCGTCTCGTGCAGGGTCACCTTGTCGCAGGCGACCTCGGCGAACGCGGCCGGGTGCGCCAGGAAGTGTCCGTCCCACTTGCCGACAGCCTCGCCGTAG is a window encoding:
- a CDS encoding MFS transporter yields the protein METAPKTGPAPHRGLWRNYDFLKLWSGETVAQIGAQVTQLALPLLVLGVMDASASEVGLVSGMQLLPALCVTPLAGLLIDTWDRRRILLGANLGRALALAVVPVLYFADALSIPALCAIAFVVGACTAVFEVAYIAYLPVIVRQDDLVEANSKLQASYSVSQIGGPGLGGLLTKSLGAWFAILANVASYLAAFVVLYLIRHREPARTGDAAANRPRFADIFTSFGMLWRQRVLRVLTFQAGWFNFCEQAVMTLFLVYAVKELHMDAGGVGTVLALGALGSLLGAMAAKPLGERLGFSSTLVVSMGAASGAPLLLALTGGSEWSSFLLAVLAFGIYGFGLTIYNVHVVAFRQSVIPLDVIGRATAAYRMLTYGPFPLGALLSGVLGERIGLWNAILTMAVISVIGWLAFALVGRKSLRSAERTAQTS
- a CDS encoding ATP-grasp domain-containing protein; translation: MRVLIAGLGEKKEFGLRSLRDAGHFVGVIDLAHRIPVSLVDWWRAGDRFSVEAMLAAARSADFEWDAVLCWEELSTDLAREVAAQLGVPATRMPAGHFRDKGVMHGRLRELGLPTPQLGVARDLAECERLIGGRYPAVVKPTDYGGSGGVKIVRGPDDLPEAFAFALDAARTGRVAVDRYVSGTEYSVEAVTWAPGKTEIVSVTEKHLSRPPYFAEVGHVSPAVLPDEVREQLEYETVRVVEGLGMEAGVSHAEFRLTPDGPVLMEVAGRPAGDQIPRLVALATGWNLYLAELGAVVGSPVSPEAPSVERAAIRFFNGDGVTPFRHPVTLDDAIAAPFAEVLHELCYFEPEGAVTDAPRGIGGRNGHAVLAGSREQVAEALHLLDNGAPVYQGDD
- a CDS encoding ATP-grasp domain-containing protein — encoded protein: MAKAVIFGEYKLARILPGLRARGITDVVVYSAVDFDGFDVEVKRIGLDWDAADVLEVLAEERADVAIANPYAHGQEQLPLAYGEAVGKWDGHFLAHPAAFAEVACDKVTLHETAVARGWPVPEGAVCTDAGEVRAAVDRLGFPVVLKEAQSQAGDGRFFVQSAADLDAVLAGEPGLPMIVQRFQQGFECGVEVISSGGTHVRWPVASLGSLDTGLDPSFRARAMPFALPERAAASLDRLILDIEQNLVPYGPWQIDFAVVDGDLCLLEINARLGGLSDLDSVATGTDPHSVFVAVATGEDLPEVTQRLVAIELPSTEVPGNPLPAEPEGSNLMTVTARTPTNRCFIDSDHMQVIVTVAEPAATKKWITELHGAGLLRCSTDSAFAQLDKALATFGETRR